A stretch of the Longimicrobium sp. genome encodes the following:
- a CDS encoding 3-hydroxyacyl-CoA dehydrogenase family protein: MATNEAAARVVGVVGAGVMGVGVAQNLAQTGHRVLLLDVSDQVLARARAGIEKGVRFHGMFTKTKGGPSAAEVLEKITFTTDYAPFAGADFVIENVTEKWEVKQPIYPVLDEVCPPHACFAANTSAYSITRIGSLTRRPEKVLGMHFMNPVPLKPTVEVVRAFHTTQETIDTAQALLAAMGKEGIVVDDMPGFVSNRVLMLTINEAAWLIQDRVAPVEDVDRIFKTCFGHPMGPLETADLIGVDTILYSIEVLYESYNDSKYRPCPLLKKMVDAGLHGRKSGRGFYDYAVPALT, from the coding sequence ATGGCGACCAACGAGGCGGCCGCGCGGGTGGTGGGGGTGGTCGGCGCGGGGGTGATGGGCGTGGGCGTGGCGCAGAACCTGGCGCAGACCGGCCACCGCGTGCTGCTGCTGGACGTCTCCGACCAGGTGCTGGCGCGCGCGCGGGCCGGGATCGAGAAGGGCGTCCGCTTCCACGGGATGTTCACGAAGACGAAGGGCGGCCCTTCCGCGGCCGAAGTGCTGGAGAAGATCACCTTCACCACCGACTACGCGCCGTTCGCCGGGGCCGACTTCGTGATCGAGAACGTGACCGAGAAGTGGGAGGTCAAGCAGCCGATCTACCCCGTGCTGGACGAGGTCTGCCCGCCGCACGCCTGCTTCGCGGCCAACACCTCGGCGTACTCCATCACCCGCATCGGCTCGCTGACCCGGCGGCCCGAAAAGGTGCTGGGGATGCACTTCATGAACCCGGTGCCGCTCAAGCCCACGGTGGAGGTGGTCCGCGCCTTCCACACCACACAGGAGACGATCGACACCGCGCAGGCGCTGCTGGCGGCGATGGGGAAGGAGGGGATCGTGGTCGACGACATGCCCGGCTTCGTCTCCAACCGCGTGCTGATGCTCACCATCAACGAGGCCGCCTGGCTGATCCAGGACCGGGTGGCGCCGGTCGAGGACGTGGACCGCATCTTCAAGACGTGCTTCGGGCACCCGATGGGGCCGCTGGAGACGGCCGACCTGATCGGCGTCGACACCATCCTCTACTCCATCGAGGTGCTGTACGAGAGCTACAACGACAGCAAGTACCGCCCCTGCCCGCTGCTGAAGAAGATGGTGGACGCGGGGCTGCACGGGCGGAAGAGCGGCCGCGGGTTCTACGACTACGCCGTCCCCGCGCTCACCTGA
- a CDS encoding phosphopantetheine-binding protein, with translation MSEQEIRAKVREFVGRFVRGHELADGEDIFATGYVNSMFAMQLVQFVETTFGITCESEDLELDNFRSIDALTAFVRRKQAVPA, from the coding sequence ATGAGCGAGCAGGAGATCCGCGCGAAGGTGCGCGAGTTCGTCGGGCGCTTCGTGCGCGGCCACGAGCTGGCCGACGGGGAAGACATCTTCGCCACCGGCTACGTGAACTCGATGTTCGCCATGCAGCTGGTGCAGTTCGTCGAGACGACGTTCGGCATCACCTGCGAGAGCGAGGACCTGGAGCTCGACAACTTCCGCAGCATCGACGCGCTCACCGCGTTCGTGCGGCGCAAGCAGGCCGTCCCCGCCTGA
- a CDS encoding acyl-CoA dehydrogenase family protein: protein MSGPGAVESPESPADATSAPEPVLRLELGPAQERARAAFAAFAGREVAPHAGAWDRAAATPREVIDRLAAEGYLGAVVPQGHGGSGMDWVAFGLLNEELGRACSSVRSLVTVHSMACWAVLRWGSRAQKEHWLPRLASGSALGAFALSEPNVGSDAGAVETVAMADGDSYVLAGRKKWTTYGQLADVFLVFAKAEGKPVAFLVERGAPGLDVRPLHGITGTRASMLAELVFDGCRVPRESRVAGPGFGLAVAMSVLEVGRYSVACGCVGLVRACLDASLAYASERVQYGAPIGEHQLVQRMLANMAADWRAARWLCLRAGWLRDAGDPAAGPETFVAKYFASTAATRAALDAVQIHGANGCSEEYPVERFLRDSRVMEIIEGSTQIQQVTIARDELQAFARGRGE from the coding sequence ATGAGCGGGCCCGGCGCCGTCGAGTCCCCCGAGTCGCCGGCCGACGCGACGTCCGCGCCGGAGCCCGTGCTGCGCCTGGAGTTGGGCCCCGCCCAGGAGCGCGCCCGCGCCGCCTTCGCCGCGTTCGCCGGCCGCGAGGTGGCGCCGCACGCCGGCGCCTGGGACCGCGCGGCCGCCACCCCGCGCGAGGTGATCGACCGCTTGGCCGCCGAGGGGTACCTGGGCGCCGTGGTCCCGCAGGGGCACGGCGGCAGCGGGATGGACTGGGTCGCCTTCGGCCTGCTGAACGAGGAGCTGGGCCGCGCCTGCTCGTCGGTCCGCTCGCTGGTGACGGTGCACAGCATGGCGTGCTGGGCCGTGCTGCGCTGGGGGAGCCGCGCGCAGAAGGAGCACTGGCTCCCGCGCCTGGCCTCGGGCTCCGCGCTCGGCGCCTTCGCGCTCAGCGAGCCGAACGTCGGCAGCGACGCGGGCGCGGTGGAGACGGTGGCGATGGCGGACGGGGACTCCTACGTCCTCGCCGGGCGGAAGAAGTGGACCACGTACGGCCAGCTCGCCGACGTCTTCCTGGTGTTCGCGAAGGCGGAGGGGAAGCCGGTCGCCTTCCTGGTGGAGCGCGGCGCGCCGGGGCTCGACGTCCGGCCCCTGCACGGGATCACCGGCACCCGCGCCTCGATGCTGGCGGAGCTGGTCTTCGACGGCTGCCGGGTGCCGAGGGAGAGCCGCGTGGCGGGCCCGGGCTTCGGGCTGGCGGTGGCGATGTCGGTGCTGGAGGTCGGCCGCTACAGCGTGGCCTGCGGCTGTGTGGGGCTCGTCCGCGCTTGCCTGGACGCCTCGCTGGCGTATGCTTCCGAGCGCGTGCAGTACGGCGCGCCGATCGGCGAGCACCAGCTGGTGCAGCGGATGCTGGCGAACATGGCGGCCGACTGGCGCGCGGCCCGCTGGCTGTGCCTGCGCGCCGGCTGGCTGCGCGACGCGGGCGACCCGGCCGCCGGCCCGGAGACCTTCGTGGCGAAGTACTTCGCCTCCACCGCCGCCACCCGCGCCGCGCTCGACGCCGTGCAGATCCACGGCGCCAACGGCTGCAGCGAGGAGTACCCCGTCGAGCGCTTCTTACGCGACTCGCGGGTGATGGAGATCATCGAGGGCAGCACGCAGATCCAGCAGGTCACCATCGCCCGCGACGAGCTGCAGGCGTTCGCGCGCGGGCGGGGGGAGTAG
- a CDS encoding MbtH family protein, translating into MSTSDREDNTIYKVVVNHEEQYSIWPADRENALGWSDAGKQGTKAECLAYIEEVWTDMRPLSLRKKMEEDAARAAGQGS; encoded by the coding sequence ATGAGCACCAGCGACCGCGAAGACAACACCATCTACAAGGTGGTCGTCAACCACGAGGAGCAGTACTCCATCTGGCCCGCCGACCGCGAGAACGCGCTGGGGTGGAGCGACGCGGGGAAGCAGGGGACCAAGGCCGAGTGCCTGGCCTACATCGAAGAGGTGTGGACCGACATGCGGCCGCTGTCGCTGCGCAAGAAGATGGAGGAAGACGCCGCGCGCGCCGCGGGGCAGGGCTCCTGA
- a CDS encoding alpha/beta fold hydrolase, with protein MTGRPGGLGSWVMVPRPAPSARLRLFCFPYAGGGASIFYPWARLLPPEVELCAVQLPGREARLSERPIGDLAELTDRLYDALLPYFDRPFAFFGHSNGGLMAFELARKLRREGRRGPVHLFVSGRPAPQLALDEPPIHSLPEPEFLDALRRFQGTPEEVLQNAEIMQLISPMLRADFALGETYAYREERPLAIPISSYGGRTDDEVSEEQAAAWREQTSAEFHLKMFPGGHFFLNTDRALVLEELSRELRGALARLSGSAAHA; from the coding sequence GTGACCGGCAGACCGGGCGGCCTGGGCTCCTGGGTGATGGTCCCGCGGCCCGCGCCCTCGGCGCGGCTGCGGCTCTTCTGCTTCCCGTACGCGGGGGGCGGCGCCTCGATCTTCTACCCCTGGGCGCGCCTCCTCCCGCCCGAGGTGGAGCTCTGCGCCGTGCAGCTCCCCGGGCGCGAGGCGCGCCTCTCCGAGCGGCCGATCGGCGACCTGGCGGAGCTCACCGACCGGCTCTACGATGCGCTCCTGCCGTACTTCGACCGGCCGTTCGCCTTCTTCGGGCACAGCAACGGCGGGCTGATGGCGTTCGAGCTGGCGCGCAAGCTCCGGCGCGAGGGGCGGCGCGGCCCCGTGCACCTCTTCGTCTCGGGCCGCCCCGCCCCCCAGCTCGCCCTCGACGAGCCGCCGATCCACTCGCTCCCCGAGCCGGAGTTCCTCGACGCGCTGCGCCGCTTCCAGGGCACGCCCGAGGAGGTGCTGCAGAACGCGGAGATCATGCAGCTCATCTCCCCGATGCTGCGCGCCGACTTCGCCCTGGGCGAGACGTACGCCTACCGCGAGGAGCGCCCGCTGGCCATCCCCATCTCGTCGTACGGCGGGCGGACGGACGACGAGGTGTCGGAGGAGCAGGCGGCGGCCTGGCGCGAGCAGACCAGCGCCGAGTTCCACCTGAAGATGTTCCCCGGCGGCCACTTCTTCCTGAACACCGACCGCGCGCTGGTGCTCGAGGAGCTCTCGCGGGAGCTGCGCGGTGCGCTGGCGCGGCTGTCCGGCAGCGCCGCGCATGCCTGA
- a CDS encoding 4'-phosphopantetheinyl transferase superfamily protein → MPDAWGPPPPELVLPDDEVHVWRASLAPPPGELERLLALLDDEERARAGRFRFPVHRDRFVAGRGIQRELLARYLGVRPAALRYRHAPHGKPELDGPEAASGLRFNVSNAEDRLLVAVARGREVGVDLEPLRPMPDGEAIALRFFSVPENEVFGAIPPAGRDLAFFTCWTRKEAFIKAVGEGLSMPLDCFDVTLTPGEPARLLRTRGNPAEVERWTLRELDPGPGWVAALAAEGRGWSVRLFDRDAAFPGPPAHTG, encoded by the coding sequence ATGCCTGACGCCTGGGGGCCGCCCCCGCCGGAGCTGGTCCTGCCCGACGACGAGGTGCACGTCTGGCGCGCCTCGCTCGCCCCGCCGCCCGGCGAGCTGGAGCGGCTGCTCGCGCTGCTGGACGACGAAGAGCGCGCGCGGGCCGGGCGCTTCCGCTTTCCCGTGCACCGAGACCGCTTCGTGGCCGGCCGCGGCATCCAGCGCGAGTTGCTGGCCCGCTACCTGGGCGTCCGCCCGGCCGCCCTGCGCTACCGCCACGCCCCGCACGGCAAGCCCGAGCTGGACGGCCCCGAGGCCGCGAGCGGGCTCCGCTTCAACGTCTCCAACGCGGAAGACCGGCTGCTGGTGGCCGTCGCCCGCGGACGCGAGGTGGGCGTGGACCTGGAGCCGCTGCGCCCCATGCCCGACGGCGAGGCCATCGCCCTCCGCTTCTTCTCCGTGCCCGAGAACGAAGTCTTCGGCGCCATCCCCCCCGCAGGGCGCGACCTGGCCTTCTTCACCTGCTGGACGCGCAAGGAGGCGTTCATCAAGGCGGTGGGGGAGGGGCTGTCGATGCCGCTGGACTGCTTCGACGTGACGCTCACCCCCGGCGAGCCCGCCCGCCTCCTCCGCACCCGCGGCAACCCCGCCGAGGTGGAGCGCTGGACGCTCCGCGAGCTGGACCCCGGCCCCGGGTGGGTGGCCGCCCTCGCCGCCGAGGGCCGTGGGTGGAGCGTCCGCCTGTTCGACCGGGACGCCGCTTTCCCCGGCCCACCCGCCCACACCGGGTGA
- a CDS encoding helix-turn-helix domain-containing protein gives MPPLPRPVLVMHPNSAFRERVRRVGGKSFRCSFLPDWDALRAAVSEAPPAALLIVDPYATISRDGLQLAPELRALLWEFPSATVVAAMEVRPGRSHDLRTLGEWGVTDVISLDDESTQEAITRRLRAAQGRPLQNLLQRCLPTTISGRARTLLMTAAEIVSMGGRGRDLARALHLSERTVLRWSERAGLPPPRRLMAWMRILLAASLLDDPGRTVLSVAYACGYSSDSSLRRAMQDFLGTIPTTLRREGAFARAAHVFLEELARVRAEGKDRPRPGGERRESRRKARTRG, from the coding sequence ATGCCTCCCCTGCCCCGTCCTGTGCTGGTGATGCACCCGAACAGTGCGTTCCGGGAGCGGGTGCGCCGCGTGGGCGGGAAGAGCTTCCGGTGCAGCTTCCTCCCGGACTGGGACGCGCTGCGGGCGGCGGTCTCGGAAGCGCCGCCCGCGGCCCTGCTGATCGTCGACCCGTACGCCACCATCTCGCGCGACGGCCTGCAGCTCGCGCCGGAGCTGCGGGCGCTGCTCTGGGAGTTTCCCTCGGCCACGGTGGTCGCGGCGATGGAGGTGCGGCCGGGCCGCTCGCACGACCTGCGCACGCTGGGCGAGTGGGGGGTCACCGACGTCATCTCGCTGGACGACGAGTCCACGCAGGAGGCGATCACGCGGCGGCTGCGCGCGGCGCAGGGGCGTCCGCTGCAGAACCTGCTGCAGCGCTGCCTGCCCACCACCATCTCCGGGCGCGCGCGGACGCTGCTGATGACCGCGGCGGAGATCGTCTCGATGGGCGGGCGGGGGCGCGACCTGGCCCGCGCGCTGCACCTGTCGGAGCGCACCGTGCTCCGCTGGTCGGAGCGCGCTGGGCTCCCGCCTCCCCGCCGGCTGATGGCCTGGATGCGCATCCTGCTGGCGGCGTCGCTCCTGGACGACCCCGGGCGCACGGTGCTGAGCGTGGCCTACGCCTGCGGCTACTCGTCGGACAGCAGCCTGCGGAGGGCGATGCAGGACTTCCTCGGCACCATCCCCACCACCCTGCGGCGCGAGGGGGCGTTCGCGCGGGCGGCGCACGTGTTCCTGGAGGAGCTGGCACGGGTGCGGGCGGAGGGGAAGGACCGCCCGCGGCCAGGAGGAGAGCGGCGCGAAAGCAGGCGGAAGGCCCGGACGCGAGGCTGA
- a CDS encoding tetratricopeptide repeat protein, translating into MKSTRAKTAQARPPRRWRTPPPLTRGSAETLEGMEILREVAGEAGLLLWQSYRNVMFWATAEPGERGGLFAPEASRKRLADLLDASVPADLVDSLVAIGRMLGAPESTTGEAVADACRAIAQWAERTGHGATALALTQAAALSAPRNAVLSLEVGRMARSRGEQARAETWFRHTIMIARQAGDWDSYARAYMALGNMLLMRGNLPAAHRMHIKALRAARRKGMVEIQGLAAHDLFVIATETGRNAQAEEYARMALRCYGPEHSFLPILAHDIAYYWMNQGYFAQVLPVLQSLERLPNPQFLPLLLRAHIARAAGGVGDRNLFRRYFTETVRLTKEPSYEARAADAYLELALGASSLGEWDRAEQAAERAVEIARENGHAKVAFEAEAVLDAVRHGRRAEKTVAERTSPARSTASFADQLVEVLTAAAA; encoded by the coding sequence ATGAAGTCCACCCGGGCCAAGACCGCGCAGGCGCGCCCGCCCCGCCGCTGGCGCACCCCGCCGCCGTTGACGCGGGGGTCCGCCGAGACGCTGGAAGGGATGGAGATCCTCCGCGAGGTGGCCGGAGAAGCCGGGCTCCTGCTCTGGCAGTCGTACCGGAACGTGATGTTCTGGGCCACGGCCGAGCCGGGCGAGCGCGGCGGCCTGTTCGCGCCCGAGGCGAGCCGCAAGCGCCTGGCCGACCTGCTCGACGCCAGCGTCCCCGCCGACCTGGTCGACTCGCTGGTGGCGATCGGCCGCATGCTGGGCGCCCCCGAGTCCACCACCGGCGAGGCGGTGGCCGACGCCTGCCGCGCCATCGCGCAGTGGGCCGAGCGCACCGGGCATGGCGCCACGGCGCTCGCCTTAACCCAGGCGGCCGCGCTCTCGGCGCCGCGCAACGCCGTGCTCTCGTTGGAGGTGGGGAGGATGGCGCGCAGCCGCGGCGAGCAGGCCCGCGCCGAGACGTGGTTCCGCCACACCATCATGATCGCCCGACAGGCGGGCGATTGGGACTCGTACGCGCGCGCCTACATGGCGCTAGGCAACATGCTGCTGATGCGCGGCAACCTGCCGGCCGCGCATCGGATGCACATCAAGGCCCTGCGCGCCGCGCGCCGGAAGGGTATGGTGGAGATTCAGGGCTTGGCTGCTCACGACTTGTTCGTGATTGCCACGGAAACGGGCCGCAACGCCCAAGCCGAGGAGTACGCCCGGATGGCCCTGCGCTGCTACGGCCCCGAGCACTCGTTCCTGCCGATCCTGGCGCACGACATCGCCTACTACTGGATGAACCAGGGCTACTTCGCGCAGGTGCTTCCCGTTCTCCAGTCTCTTGAGCGGCTTCCGAATCCGCAGTTCCTGCCGCTGTTGCTGCGGGCTCACATCGCGCGCGCCGCAGGAGGTGTGGGTGACCGGAATCTCTTCCGCCGGTACTTCACCGAGACCGTGCGGTTGACGAAGGAGCCGAGTTACGAGGCCCGTGCAGCCGACGCGTATCTGGAGCTTGCGCTCGGTGCCTCCAGTCTTGGTGAATGGGATCGGGCAGAGCAAGCTGCGGAACGCGCAGTGGAGATCGCGCGGGAAAATGGACACGCGAAGGTCGCTTTCGAAGCTGAAGCTGTCCTTGATGCGGTTCGGCATGGACGTCGGGCAGAAAAGACGGTCGCGGAGCGTACGTCCCCCGCGCGCTCGACCGCATCGTTCGCCGACCAGTTGGTCGAAGTACTTACGGCTGCGGCCGCCTAG
- a CDS encoding AAA family ATPase: MSSPALRPELEITLHLAVLEAARRGHAYAGLEHLLFALLHDEATAAAVAAAGGGVERLKRRLDRFLSDEVKAASTAPLEQATPTLAFRRVVQEAALQVLRSGREEVTGAHVLVALWGEQDSFAVHFLEEERVSRLALMRAASDPPEKPSTGVARRVEEVGADAEATDEDEEAAEPGEALRRFTVSLNRLAAEGRVDPLIGRDREITRAVHVLARRRKNNPLFVGDPGVGKTALAEGLALKVHRGEVPAALKGAEIFALDMGALLAGTRYRGDFEERLKGVLKELEARPGAILFIDEIHTLVGAGSTSGGSMDASNLLKPALQAGLRCIGSTTWEELRTHFEKDRALARRFQKIDVAEPSAEETVRILEGLRPRYEEFHRVRYTGDAVRAAAELSARYLHDRRLPDKAIDVLDEAGADVRLSAGDAGEDGEWPAVDTEVVERILASMAQVPPRTVAASDRERLRTLESELKRRVYGQDRAIEQLASAIRLSRAGLRDPQKPVGSYLFTGPTGVGKTEVARSLAEVLGIELIRFDMSEYMERHTVSRLIGAPPGYVGFDQAGLLTDAVTRTPHAVLLLDEIEKAHPDVFNLLLQVMDYGRLTDNNGKKADFRNVVLIMTSNVGAEELSRRRAGFAPGDASGEDERAFERTFPPEFRNRLDARISFTPLSLAVMERIVDRMVGEAGARLAARGVALELDPAARAWLAERGLDPLNGARPLGRLIQEEILRPLGDELLFGRLEHGGRVRVGAEDGRLAFTYSDQPAETAARSLAEEGGQSGTKPAGEEAGMERPVSTGGQP, from the coding sequence ATGTCGAGCCCCGCGCTGCGCCCCGAGCTGGAGATCACCCTGCACCTGGCCGTCCTGGAGGCCGCCCGCCGCGGCCACGCCTACGCCGGGCTGGAGCACCTGCTGTTCGCGCTCCTGCACGACGAGGCCACCGCCGCGGCCGTGGCGGCGGCCGGGGGCGGCGTGGAGCGGCTCAAGCGCCGCCTGGACCGCTTCCTCTCCGACGAGGTCAAGGCCGCCTCCACCGCGCCGCTCGAGCAGGCGACGCCCACGCTCGCCTTCCGGCGCGTGGTGCAGGAGGCCGCCCTGCAGGTGCTGCGCTCGGGCCGCGAGGAGGTCACCGGCGCGCACGTGCTGGTGGCGCTCTGGGGCGAGCAGGACTCCTTCGCCGTGCACTTCCTGGAGGAAGAGAGGGTGAGCCGCCTGGCGCTGATGCGCGCCGCCAGCGATCCGCCGGAGAAGCCCTCCACCGGCGTCGCCCGCCGCGTCGAGGAGGTGGGCGCCGACGCCGAGGCGACGGACGAGGACGAAGAAGCGGCCGAGCCGGGCGAGGCGCTCCGGCGCTTCACGGTGAGCCTCAACCGCCTGGCCGCCGAGGGGCGCGTGGACCCGCTGATCGGGCGCGACCGCGAGATCACCCGCGCCGTCCACGTGCTGGCCCGGCGGCGCAAGAACAACCCGCTCTTCGTGGGCGACCCCGGCGTGGGGAAGACCGCGCTCGCCGAGGGGCTGGCGCTCAAGGTCCACCGCGGCGAGGTGCCGGCGGCGCTCAAGGGCGCCGAGATCTTCGCCCTCGACATGGGCGCGCTGCTGGCCGGCACCCGCTACCGCGGCGACTTCGAAGAGCGGCTCAAGGGAGTGCTGAAGGAGCTGGAGGCCCGCCCCGGCGCCATCCTCTTCATCGACGAGATCCACACCCTGGTGGGCGCCGGGAGCACCTCCGGCGGGAGCATGGACGCCTCCAACCTGCTCAAGCCCGCCCTGCAGGCGGGGCTGCGCTGCATCGGCTCCACCACCTGGGAGGAGCTGCGCACGCATTTCGAAAAGGACCGCGCCCTCGCCCGCCGCTTCCAGAAGATCGACGTCGCCGAGCCCAGCGCCGAGGAGACGGTGCGGATCCTGGAGGGGCTGCGTCCGCGCTACGAGGAGTTCCACCGCGTCCGCTACACGGGCGACGCCGTGCGCGCCGCCGCCGAGCTCTCCGCGCGCTACCTCCACGACCGGCGCCTCCCCGACAAGGCCATCGACGTCCTCGACGAGGCCGGCGCCGACGTGCGCCTCTCCGCGGGCGATGCGGGCGAAGACGGCGAGTGGCCGGCGGTCGACACCGAAGTGGTCGAGCGCATCCTGGCCTCCATGGCGCAGGTGCCGCCCCGCACCGTCGCGGCTTCCGACCGCGAGCGGCTGCGCACCCTCGAGTCCGAGCTCAAGCGGCGCGTCTACGGGCAGGACCGCGCCATCGAGCAGCTCGCCTCTGCCATCAGGCTCTCGCGCGCGGGCCTGCGCGACCCGCAGAAGCCGGTCGGCAGCTACCTGTTCACCGGGCCCACCGGCGTGGGGAAGACCGAGGTCGCCCGCAGCCTGGCCGAGGTGCTGGGGATCGAGCTGATCCGCTTCGACATGAGCGAGTACATGGAGCGGCACACCGTCTCCCGCCTGATCGGCGCGCCCCCCGGCTACGTGGGCTTCGACCAGGCGGGGCTGCTCACCGACGCCGTGACCCGCACCCCCCACGCCGTGCTCCTCCTGGACGAGATCGAGAAGGCGCACCCCGACGTATTCAACCTGCTGCTGCAGGTGATGGATTACGGTCGGCTCACCGACAACAACGGGAAGAAGGCCGACTTTCGCAATGTCGTGCTGATCATGACCAGCAACGTGGGTGCCGAAGAGCTGTCGCGCCGCCGCGCCGGCTTCGCCCCCGGCGACGCCTCCGGCGAGGACGAGCGCGCCTTCGAGCGCACCTTCCCCCCCGAGTTCCGCAACCGCCTGGACGCGCGCATCTCCTTCACCCCCCTCTCGCTCGCGGTGATGGAGCGCATCGTGGACCGCATGGTCGGCGAGGCCGGCGCCCGGCTGGCCGCCCGCGGCGTGGCGCTGGAGCTCGATCCCGCGGCGCGCGCCTGGCTCGCCGAGCGCGGCCTCGACCCGCTGAACGGCGCCCGCCCGCTCGGCCGCCTGATCCAGGAGGAGATCCTGCGCCCGCTCGGCGACGAGCTCCTCTTCGGCCGCCTGGAGCACGGTGGCCGGGTGAGGGTCGGAGCCGAGGACGGACGCCTCGCCTTCACCTATTCGGACCAGCCGGCTGAAACAGCGGCGCGCTCCCTCGCGGAAGAAGGTGGACAAAGCGGCACGAAACCCGCAGGAGAGGAAGCGGGTATGGAAAGGCCGGTGAGTACCGGCGGCCAACCTTGA
- a CDS encoding ATP-dependent Clp protease adaptor ClpS: MLVPTSHRAPPRARDDRDADPDREEGVAVRERPKTRRPSLYRVLLHNDDYTTMEFVVDTLVRYFEKTATEATRIMLQVHHLGVGVAGTYTRDEAETRIERVTTAAQSEGYPLMLTMEPE, from the coding sequence ATGCTCGTCCCCACGAGCCACCGGGCCCCTCCCCGCGCGCGCGACGACCGCGACGCCGATCCCGACCGCGAAGAGGGGGTCGCCGTCCGCGAGCGCCCGAAGACGCGCCGTCCGTCGCTGTACCGGGTGCTGCTGCACAACGACGACTACACCACCATGGAGTTCGTGGTGGACACGCTGGTGCGCTACTTCGAGAAGACGGCCACCGAGGCCACGCGCATCATGCTGCAGGTGCACCACCTGGGCGTGGGCGTGGCGGGCACCTACACCCGTGACGAAGCCGAGACCCGCATCGAGCGCGTCACCACCGCCGCCCAGTCCGAAGGCTACCCGCTGATGCTGACGATGGAGCCGGAGTAG
- a CDS encoding helix-turn-helix domain-containing protein — translation MTERGDVCSERCGSRQVLDLVADKWAVIVIYVLARGTRRFGELQRAVGGVSQKMLTQTLRGLERDGLVERKVYPVVPPRVEYSLSPLGETLVEPLSALCRWAEDHFWEVERAREGFAAASAV, via the coding sequence ATGACGGAGCGGGGAGACGTCTGCAGCGAGCGCTGCGGCTCGCGCCAGGTGCTGGACCTGGTGGCCGACAAGTGGGCGGTGATCGTGATCTACGTGCTGGCCCGGGGCACGCGCCGCTTCGGCGAGCTGCAGCGCGCGGTGGGCGGCGTGTCGCAGAAGATGCTCACGCAGACGCTGCGCGGGCTGGAGCGCGACGGGCTGGTGGAGCGCAAGGTCTACCCCGTGGTCCCCCCGCGGGTGGAGTACTCGCTCTCGCCGCTGGGCGAGACGCTGGTGGAGCCGCTCTCCGCGCTCTGCCGCTGGGCCGAGGACCACTTCTGGGAGGTCGAGCGCGCCCGCGAGGGGTTCGCGGCGGCCTCGGCGGTGTGA
- a CDS encoding SPFH domain-containing protein yields MGLWDFIKTELIDIVEWLDDTGNTMVHRFERHENEIKNGAQLIVRPGQAAVFVDQGQIADVFSPGRYELRTENLPILSTLRGWKYGFDSPFKAEVYFVSTRQFTDQKWGTKNPIMLRDPEFGPVRLKAFGSYVIRVSEPAKFIAQIVGTNARFTTEGISEQVRSLVASRFTDALGESKIAALDLAANYDEMGDVVRARMAADLAEYGLELTRFVIENISLPDEVVKALDKRSSMGVIGDLGAYTRYQTAEAIRDAAQNPGGLAGAGMGAGLGFGLAQQMAGALGGQQPQGGGAAPPPLPGQAPFFVAVDGQQTGPHGIDALRQQAAGGTLTRETLVWRQGMAQWTPAGEVSELASVFAAVPPPLPPQ; encoded by the coding sequence ATGGGCCTCTGGGACTTCATCAAGACCGAGCTGATCGACATCGTCGAGTGGCTGGACGACACCGGCAACACGATGGTGCACCGGTTCGAGCGGCACGAGAACGAGATCAAGAACGGCGCGCAGCTCATCGTGCGCCCCGGGCAGGCCGCCGTCTTCGTGGACCAGGGGCAGATCGCCGACGTGTTCAGCCCCGGCCGCTACGAGCTCAGGACCGAGAACCTGCCGATCCTCTCCACGCTGCGCGGCTGGAAGTACGGCTTCGACTCGCCGTTCAAGGCCGAGGTCTACTTCGTCTCCACCCGCCAGTTCACCGACCAGAAGTGGGGGACCAAGAACCCCATCATGCTGCGCGACCCCGAGTTCGGCCCCGTGCGGCTGAAGGCGTTCGGCTCGTACGTGATCCGCGTCTCCGAGCCGGCGAAGTTCATCGCGCAGATCGTGGGGACCAACGCCCGCTTCACCACCGAGGGGATCAGTGAGCAGGTGCGCTCGCTGGTGGCCTCACGCTTCACCGACGCGCTGGGCGAGAGCAAGATCGCCGCGCTGGACCTGGCGGCCAACTACGACGAGATGGGCGACGTGGTGCGCGCCCGCATGGCCGCCGACTTGGCCGAGTACGGGCTGGAGCTCACCCGCTTCGTCATCGAGAACATCTCGCTGCCGGACGAGGTGGTGAAGGCGCTCGACAAGCGCAGCAGCATGGGGGTGATCGGCGACCTGGGGGCGTACACGCGCTACCAGACCGCCGAGGCCATCCGCGACGCCGCGCAGAACCCGGGCGGCCTGGCCGGCGCCGGGATGGGCGCGGGGCTGGGCTTCGGGCTGGCGCAGCAGATGGCGGGCGCGCTGGGCGGCCAGCAGCCGCAGGGCGGCGGCGCGGCGCCGCCCCCGCTGCCGGGACAGGCCCCGTTCTTCGTCGCGGTGGACGGCCAGCAGACGGGCCCCCACGGGATCGACGCGCTGCGCCAGCAGGCCGCTGGCGGCACCCTCACCCGCGAGACGCTGGTGTGGCGGCAGGGGATGGCCCAGTGGACGCCCGCCGGCGAGGTGAGCGAGCTGGCCTCCGTCTTCGCCGCCGTCCCGCCCCCGCTCCCGCCCCAGTAG